A DNA window from Oncorhynchus tshawytscha isolate Ot180627B linkage group LG13, Otsh_v2.0, whole genome shotgun sequence contains the following coding sequences:
- the LOC112266648 gene encoding ceramide synthase 2, protein MLTWLRVLSDWIWQDRLWFPAGLGWANLKDRDGQVFAKGRDLWVIFPIAVCFLIIRQIFERTVAVQLASLLRVREKPRVRAAPNTTLESYFCNASKFPSQSSVEELTKQSACSVRQVQRWFRRRRNQERPSQIKKFREACWRFTFYVLAFIAGLGALIDKPWFYDMEEMWNGFPTLPLLPSQYWYYMIELGFYISLLFSVATDVKRKDFKEQIVHHVATILLISFSWLVNYIRAGTLIMLVHDASDYLLESAKMFNYAGWRKTCNYIFILFAAVFILTRLVILPFWIIHTTWVYPLTLYPPFFGFYFFNGLLFVLQCLHIFWAGLILRMAIKFLPGNDIVEDERSDREETESDEEDDDHEKREKTKNGFVQFGNGHTVLNNNHHHSKME, encoded by the exons aTGCTGACCTGGCTTAGAGTGCTTAGTGACTGGATCTGGCAGGACCGGTTGTGGTTCCCAGCGGGCCTGGGTTGGGCCAACCTCAAGGACCGGGATGGCCAAGTCTTCGCTAAAGGAAGGGATCTCTGGGTCATCTTCCCCATCGCAGTATGCTTCCTGATTATACGACAGATATTTGAGAG GACCGTGGCCGTTCAACTTGCCTCTTTACTTAGAGTGAGGGAGAAACCGCGTGTCAGAGCTGCTCCCAACACCACACTGGAATCCTATTTCTGCAATGCATCAAAGTTCCCCTCACAG agttcagTGGAGGAGTTAACTAAACAGTCGGCCTGCTCGGTGCGGCAGGTCCAGAGGTGGTTCCGACGGCGGAGGAACCAGGAACGGCCGAGCCAGATCAAGAAGTTCCGGGAAGCCTG TTGGAGATTTACCTTTTACGTTCTTGCTTTCATTGCTGGCCTGGGTGCCCTAATTGAT AAACCATGGTTTTATGACATGGAGGAGATGTGGAATGGCTTCCCCACACTG CCACTGCTGCCTTCTCAGTACTGGTACTACATGATTGAGTTGGGATTCTACATCTCGCTACTATTCAGTGTGGCAACGGATGTCAAGCGCAAA GATTTTAAGGAGCAGATTGTTCACCATGTGGCCACTATTCTGCTGATCAGTTTTTCGTGGTTGGTCAACTACATCCGTGCCGGGACTTTGATCATGCTGGTGCACGATGCCTCAGACTACCTACTGGAG TCAGCAAAGATGTTCAACTATGCAGGATGGAGAAAGACCTGCAACTACATCTTCATCCTGTTTGCAGCTGTGTTCATCCTTACCCGCCTTGTCATACTCCCCTTCTG GATCATACATACTACGTGGGTGTACCCATTGACCCTCTATCCCCCTTTCTTTGGGTTCTACTTCTTCAACGGGTTGTTGTTTGTGCTGCAGTGTCTACACATCTTCTGGGCTGGCCTCATCCTGCGCATGGCCATCAAGTTCCTGCCTGGAAAT gatATCGTTGAGGATGAGAGGAGCGACAGGGAAGAGACTGAGTCAGACGAGGAGGATGATGACCATGAGAAAAGGGAGAAAACAAAAAATGGCTTTGTGCAGTTTGGCAATGGCCACACAGTGCttaacaacaaccaccaccacagcaaAATGGAGTGA